In a genomic window of Meleagris gallopavo isolate NT-WF06-2002-E0010 breed Aviagen turkey brand Nicholas breeding stock chromosome 1, Turkey_5.1, whole genome shotgun sequence:
- the LOC104909250 gene encoding paraspeckle component 1-like, with product MRMGDMGPRGAINMGDAFSPAPAGNQGPPPMMGMNMNNRGTLPGPAMGPGPSMGPEGAANMGTPMMPDNGTVHNERFPQGGPSQMGSPLVSRTGSETPQPPMSGVGTVSGGPGGFGRGNPGGNFEGPNKRRRY from the exons ATGAGAATGGGTGATATGGGTCCTCGTGGAGCAATTAACATGGGAG ATGCGTTTAGCCCAGCACCTGCTGGTAACCAAGGCCCTCCTCCAATGATGGGTATGAATATGAACAACAGAGGAACTTTGCCTGGCCCTGCAATGGGTCCTGGTCCTTCCATGGgaccagaaggagctgcaaatatGGGAACACCAATGATGCCAGATAATGGAACAGTG CATAATGAGAGATTCCCTCAAGGAGGTCCATCACAGATGGGCTCACCTCTGGTTAGTAGAACGGGCTCCGAAACTCCTCAGCCGCCCATGAGTGGTGTAGGTACCGTGAGTGGTGGACCTGGTGGCTTTGGTAGAGGAAACCCAGGGGGCAACTTTGAAGGACCTAACAAGCGTCGCAGATACTAA